In candidate division KSB1 bacterium, a genomic segment contains:
- the rnr gene encoding ribonuclease R encodes MSSQEDFTAQVEALLSQQPQRTFKAKEIARRLGVSQDRYQLLRAALRQLVATGAIVKYPRNRYGKGRSAQEVTGVLRVKTQGYGFVVRDDGGEDVFISERNMGLALHQDRVRVRLFAQTRGRSPEGKVVEVLARARQNIVGTYKRGRKYGFVVPDELKIPHDIYVHDADAMGAQPGQKVVVQIVNWEHEKLNPEGRIVEVLGFPDQTGVDVLSVARAFDLSESFPPEVEEEAASLPADIPADELARRLDLRQRVLFTIDPPDAKDFDDAVSLESLDNGHLLLGVHIADVSWYVTPGGAIDREARRRGTSVYLVDRAIPMLPERLSSQLCSLVPDQDRLAYSVLMELTPAGDLVQYQFRESVIRSRRRYTYEEVQELLDGARSDQFTPVLQEMRALSHALIAKRQRRGSVDLDAPEVQVILDSAGRPVEIRPRPRLDSHRLIEEFMLLANETVARHVGVFLRRQEDGQLEPPFVYRIHEKPDRQKMNEFLSFAAAFGVVVQEPPRLTPRFFQKLLTQVTGLDAEPIIRDAMLRAMMKARYSTENVGHFGLAYKHYTHFTSPIRRYPDLMVHRLLKQYQHHQAKEVALGVDRDALEADCRLASEREVVAQEAERESVKMKQVEYMAGHIGDVYKGVISRIVPFGIFVELTTLLVEGLIHITELGDDYYVHDPVRHAMIGQRRGRVFRVGDTVTVRVARVDENQRLIDFALVEAMAKRAPRRKVGRRTL; translated from the coding sequence TTGAGTTCACAAGAGGATTTTACCGCGCAAGTCGAGGCGCTGCTTTCCCAGCAACCGCAGCGCACCTTCAAAGCTAAGGAGATTGCCAGACGGCTTGGCGTCAGCCAGGACCGTTATCAACTCTTGCGCGCGGCTCTGCGCCAACTGGTGGCTACCGGCGCCATTGTCAAGTACCCGCGCAACCGGTACGGCAAGGGGCGGTCGGCACAAGAGGTGACCGGCGTGTTGCGCGTCAAGACCCAGGGGTATGGGTTTGTCGTGCGCGACGATGGAGGCGAAGACGTATTCATCAGCGAGCGGAACATGGGGCTCGCGCTGCACCAGGACCGCGTCAGAGTGCGCCTCTTTGCCCAGACCCGCGGCCGCAGCCCAGAAGGGAAAGTGGTGGAAGTGCTGGCTCGGGCGCGGCAGAATATCGTCGGCACCTACAAACGCGGCCGGAAGTACGGGTTTGTGGTCCCGGACGAGCTGAAGATTCCCCACGACATCTACGTCCACGACGCGGACGCCATGGGCGCCCAGCCCGGGCAGAAAGTGGTGGTGCAGATTGTTAACTGGGAGCATGAGAAGCTCAACCCAGAGGGGCGCATCGTGGAGGTGCTGGGTTTTCCGGATCAAACGGGCGTGGATGTGCTCTCGGTGGCGCGCGCGTTTGATCTCTCGGAGTCCTTCCCGCCTGAGGTAGAGGAGGAGGCGGCCTCCCTGCCTGCGGACATCCCTGCTGACGAACTGGCCCGTCGTCTTGACTTGCGCCAGAGAGTGCTTTTCACCATCGACCCTCCCGACGCAAAGGACTTTGACGATGCGGTGTCGCTGGAGTCCCTGGACAATGGCCACCTGCTACTGGGGGTGCACATTGCCGATGTGAGCTGGTACGTGACGCCAGGGGGAGCAATTGACCGCGAGGCGCGCAGGCGCGGCACTTCGGTGTACCTGGTCGACCGGGCCATCCCCATGCTTCCGGAGAGGCTCTCCAGCCAGCTTTGCAGTTTGGTGCCTGACCAAGATCGCCTCGCCTACAGCGTGCTCATGGAGCTCACCCCTGCCGGGGATCTCGTCCAGTACCAGTTCCGCGAGTCTGTGATTCGCAGCCGGCGCCGCTACACGTACGAGGAGGTGCAGGAGCTCCTTGACGGGGCCCGCTCAGATCAGTTTACTCCCGTATTGCAGGAGATGCGCGCCTTGTCCCACGCGTTGATTGCCAAACGCCAGCGCCGGGGCAGCGTAGACCTGGATGCGCCAGAGGTGCAGGTGATTTTGGACAGCGCCGGACGGCCAGTAGAGATCCGCCCACGCCCGCGCTTAGACAGCCACCGCCTCATTGAGGAGTTCATGCTCCTTGCCAACGAGACGGTGGCCCGCCACGTGGGTGTGTTCCTGCGCCGCCAGGAGGATGGGCAGCTCGAACCCCCATTTGTCTATCGTATCCACGAGAAGCCGGACCGGCAGAAGATGAACGAGTTCCTAAGCTTTGCGGCAGCGTTTGGCGTGGTGGTCCAAGAACCGCCCCGACTCACGCCGCGTTTTTTCCAAAAGCTTCTCACCCAGGTCACCGGCCTGGACGCAGAGCCCATCATCCGCGACGCCATGCTGCGGGCCATGATGAAAGCCCGGTATTCCACCGAGAACGTCGGCCACTTTGGGCTTGCCTACAAGCACTATACCCACTTCACTTCGCCTATTCGGCGCTACCCGGACCTCATGGTCCACCGGCTCCTGAAGCAGTATCAGCACCACCAGGCCAAAGAAGTCGCCCTTGGCGTGGACCGCGACGCCCTGGAGGCCGATTGCCGCCTCGCCTCGGAGCGAGAGGTGGTTGCGCAGGAGGCAGAGCGCGAATCGGTCAAAATGAAGCAAGTTGAATACATGGCCGGGCACATCGGGGACGTGTACAAGGGGGTGATCTCGCGTATCGTGCCGTTCGGCATCTTTGTGGAACTGACCACTCTCCTTGTGGAGGGCCTTATTCATATCACCGAGCTGGGCGACGATTATTACGTGCATGATCCCGTCCGCCATGCCATGATCGGCCAACGGCGGGGCCGTGTCTTTCGCGTGGGCGATACGGTGACGGTGCGCGTGGCCCGGGTCGATGAAAACCAGCGGCTGATTGACTTCGCCTTGGTGGAAGCAATGGCAAAACGTGCGCCTCGGCGGAAGGTCGGGAGGCGTACCCTCTGA
- a CDS encoding ABC transporter ATP-binding protein encodes MVITIEGLTKIYEGGRKALEDINLRIESGMFGLLGPNGAGKTTLMRILVTLMKPTSGVVKFNGLDLQKDRRAIRAMLGYLPQDFRLFSRLTTWEFLDYIAALSGLKDSRARKKAVANMLEQVGLYEVRDRQANKLSGGMKRRLGIAQALIGDPKVVIVDEPTTGLDPEERIRFRNLLSDMTRRDIIIILSTHIVGDISSTCRQMALLNNGHLVFEGAPEALIQQAKNHVWRIQAAEYELEAIKEQYPVIATIPAESGWEVEVVAENLDTYPGKLIDPNLEHAYVYFMEYKLGASLDEKELVER; translated from the coding sequence ATGGTCATCACCATTGAAGGCCTGACAAAAATCTACGAAGGCGGAAGGAAAGCCCTCGAGGACATCAATCTGCGCATCGAGAGCGGAATGTTCGGCCTGCTGGGTCCCAACGGCGCCGGCAAAACCACCCTGATGCGCATCCTGGTCACCCTCATGAAGCCCACCTCGGGAGTAGTCAAGTTCAATGGGCTGGACCTGCAGAAAGATCGGCGGGCCATCCGTGCTATGCTCGGCTACTTGCCGCAGGATTTTCGCCTTTTCTCGCGCCTCACCACCTGGGAGTTCTTGGACTATATCGCTGCGCTTTCGGGACTCAAGGACAGCCGTGCCCGAAAAAAGGCCGTCGCCAACATGTTGGAACAGGTGGGCTTGTACGAGGTACGGGACCGGCAGGCGAACAAGCTCTCCGGCGGCATGAAGCGGCGCCTGGGCATCGCGCAGGCGCTCATCGGCGACCCAAAGGTGGTGATCGTCGACGAGCCCACCACCGGCCTGGATCCGGAGGAGCGCATTCGCTTCCGCAACCTGCTCTCGGACATGACCCGCCGCGACATCATCATTATCCTTTCCACCCATATCGTGGGCGACATCTCCAGCACTTGCCGGCAGATGGCACTGCTGAACAATGGCCACTTGGTCTTCGAAGGGGCACCAGAGGCACTGATCCAGCAAGCCAAGAATCACGTGTGGCGAATCCAAGCGGCTGAGTACGAGCTGGAAGCCATCAAAGAGCAGTACCCGGTCATCGCCACCATCCCCGCCGAGTCCGGCTGGGAGGTAGAAGTAGTAGCCGAAAACTTGGACACCTACCCGGGCAAGCTCATCGACCCGAACCTGGAGCACGCCTACGTCTACTTCATGGAGTACAAGCTGGGGGCGTCGCTTGACGAGAAGGAGTTGGTCGAAAGGTAG